In the Jatrophihabitans endophyticus genome, one interval contains:
- the nuoN gene encoding NADH-quinone oxidoreductase subunit NuoN, whose translation MSALLLAAADNTIDAPSVSYSALSPILIVLGAAILGVIAEAVLPRRDRFPAQLVISLGGLIAAVVAVGVIHATNVATPSPAGSNLSFAGSLAVDSTGLFIQGTVLALAIMATLLMAERSVDVGSPIVASSAVVVGSADDRRLAQTDRVQTEIFPLMMFAVSGMLIFPIANNLLLMFVALEVLSLPLYLMAGMARRRRLLSQEAAVKYFLLGAFASAFFLYGLALLYGYANSVDLPTILQATRGSTKSDILLYAGLALLLVGLLFKAGIAPFHSWTPDVYQGSPTPVTAFMAACTKVAAFGAIIRVLYVGFNTTAYDWRPIIWAAAIASMVVGAVFGLTQTDVKRILAYSSIAHAGFILVGLLAVDRNGHLGKDGISSVLFYVLTYGFSTLAAFGLLMVVRDSEGEATRLAQWSGLAKKSPAVAITMTVLLMSMAGIPLTSGFTGKFFVFRAAFSDAGPLVVIALISSAIAAFFYLRIVVLMFFADPPENAPTIAIPGWSTSIALTFGVVVTVVLGVFPQPILDLATKAARLTG comes from the coding sequence GTGAGCGCCCTGCTGCTGGCCGCAGCCGACAACACCATCGACGCCCCGTCGGTGTCGTACTCGGCGCTGTCGCCCATCCTCATCGTCCTGGGCGCCGCGATCCTCGGCGTCATCGCCGAGGCCGTCCTGCCGCGGCGCGACCGATTCCCCGCCCAGCTGGTCATCTCGCTCGGCGGCCTGATCGCCGCGGTCGTGGCGGTCGGCGTCATCCACGCCACCAACGTGGCGACCCCGTCGCCGGCCGGGAGCAACCTGTCCTTCGCGGGCTCGCTCGCGGTCGACTCGACCGGCCTGTTCATCCAGGGGACGGTGCTGGCCCTCGCCATCATGGCCACGTTGCTGATGGCCGAGCGGAGCGTCGACGTCGGCAGCCCGATCGTCGCGTCGTCCGCCGTCGTCGTCGGGTCGGCCGACGACCGGCGGCTGGCGCAGACCGACCGGGTGCAGACCGAGATCTTCCCGCTGATGATGTTCGCGGTCTCGGGCATGCTGATCTTCCCGATCGCGAACAACCTGCTGCTGATGTTCGTGGCGCTCGAGGTGCTGTCGTTGCCGCTGTACCTGATGGCGGGCATGGCGCGGCGCCGGCGGCTGCTGTCGCAGGAGGCCGCGGTCAAGTACTTCCTGCTGGGCGCCTTCGCGTCGGCGTTCTTCCTCTACGGCCTCGCGCTGCTCTACGGCTACGCGAACTCGGTCGACCTGCCGACGATCCTGCAGGCGACCCGTGGCTCGACGAAGTCCGACATCCTGCTCTACGCCGGCCTCGCGCTGCTGCTGGTCGGCCTGCTGTTCAAGGCCGGCATCGCGCCGTTCCACAGCTGGACCCCGGATGTCTACCAGGGTTCGCCGACCCCGGTCACCGCCTTCATGGCCGCGTGCACCAAGGTCGCCGCGTTCGGCGCGATCATCCGGGTGCTCTACGTCGGGTTCAACACGACCGCCTACGACTGGCGACCCATCATCTGGGCTGCGGCCATCGCCTCGATGGTCGTCGGAGCGGTGTTCGGCCTGACCCAGACCGACGTCAAGCGCATCCTCGCGTACTCCTCGATCGCGCACGCCGGGTTCATCCTGGTGGGGCTGCTCGCGGTCGACCGCAACGGCCATCTCGGCAAGGACGGCATCTCGAGCGTGCTGTTCTATGTGCTCACCTACGGCTTCTCGACGCTCGCCGCGTTCGGCCTGCTGATGGTGGTGCGCGACTCCGAGGGCGAGGCGACCCGGCTCGCGCAGTGGTCGGGGCTCGCCAAGAAGAGCCCGGCGGTGGCCATCACGATGACGGTGCTGCTGATGTCGATGGCCGGCATCCCATTGACCTCGGGATTCACCGGCAAGTTCTTCGTCTTCCGGGCCGCCTTCAGCGACGCGGGTCCGCTCGTCGTCATCGCGCTCATCAGCTCGGCGATCGCCGCGTTCTTCTACCTGCGGATCGTCGTGCTGATGTTCTTCGCCGACCCGCCGGAGAACGCGCCGACGATCGCGATCCCGGGCTGGTCGACCTCCATCGCGCTCACCTTCGGCGTGGTCGTTACGGTGGTGCTGGGCGTCTTCCCGCAGCCGATCCTGGATCTCGCGACGAAGGCCGCCCGGTTGACGGGCTGA